ACTGGGAGACAGAACACAAGTGCGTCGTTGTAGAACGGTCTGGTCTAAAACCGTGCTGGAATTCTGGCAGTTGTAGAACAGGAGAGATTCGCGTTAATACAAGCTTTTCCAGTACTTTCGATAAGATACAAGTTATTGAGATCGGGTGGTATGAAGAGAGGGCATCCTTTGGTTTCCCAGGCTTTAGAATTGGCGTAATTAGGGAGTTTTTCCATATATTAGGTATCGTGCGTAAGTTGATGGAGTCGTTGATGGAACCATGGCAGTTAGCCTTCGAGTAATTTTTGAACTTCGTAGGACGGCGCGTTGGACAGAAAGGCCTTCTAAGTCTCAGTACAATGGGGTTATGTTCGCTCGAGAAGCCATAACGAACATTCCACGAAATATATCCAGCCAAGGATGGAGTGCAGAGAGACAGGTCCGGGGAGGTTGGGCTGTCTCTTCAGCGGGTTGGTGTCCTTGTATGAGCGTATGGGTCGTTTAGGATAGTCAACTTATTGAGTACGGAAAGGATGTACTCGCCGCGAATGTCGGCCGGTTGAAACCGGAGCCAGAGCGGATGCTTGGCATTTAGGTCGCCGCATAGCAGCAAGTCCGTCAGTCCGCAAAGTTTCAATAAGTTGGGTGTATACTTTGGGATAAAGGAAGTCGTCGAACTCTGCGGTAAGACATATACATTGCACAATGTAAAATGTCTTGAGGGTGAAAAAGGAACTTCTATAGAGATTTGCTCAAGAATAGGGTCGCCTTCACACAGGAAGGAAACGAATGTAGTAACGTCGGTAAACACAAGCCATCCTTGACAATTGTCAATAGTCCTCCACCAAGACTTCTCGTCCGGTCCTTTCGCAGTACAGTGTAGCCAGGGAACCGTGGTGTTGAGGATGACACAGAGAGTTTAGACTCCTGGATGAGAGCAATGTTCACTTTTAGCCGGGATAGAAGGGAGCGTAACTCCAAGACCAACAACTCGACAGAAAGTCGAAAACTAAAAAATGACAGCTCCGCAAAGAAAACGATTACGtcgaaaattgttaaaaaaattttttaattaaataataaatgaatcaaACCAAAAACCTAATCCGACACAAAAATTTCTAGCAATAAGTATGGAGTTGAATGCAGTATTGTATTATACAGTCCTGTCCAAATGTTAGAGGCACCCTATTTTTTCCCTAAAAAggcacttatttattatttttcgaaagattttaaagaataaattaagTTCTTAAAGGAAATTAAACATTTCCAAAGTTTTTATAACTACTCTGAGCCATCCAAGACTCTCGTCCACTCCAATGAGGATGACGTCGAAGGATGGAAGCATCCCGTGAGTCACGTCGTGTCTGATTTGGACGACCCAATCGGGAATGTGCAGTTTTCTACAGCGTTCCACGAGTGACGAGCTGAGTTTTCCTTTGAGTCGTTCACTCATTAAATTGACGAATCGGACTATGGCCGTTCCGTAGGCGAGTTGGTGCATTAGGTTTGCTTGCTGTGGACGATTTTGCACGACGGTGAGGAGATTTATTGTCGAGTCGATGGCTACGGGCAGTTTGTCGTTCATTCTGCATTTTATGAAGTTGCGAACCTTGTTTTCCACACAAGCAGTCGATCCAGGCCATGTTTCACGAGTTGTGCATCTTTAGACCAGAGCTCGTTGGAAATATTGACGAATTCTGATCTTAAAACTCACAGTTAATGCAAACTCGTCAATCCACGCCACGTTGTTTTTatttaagccaaacaaaatcaccgtcttaaccattaactaacacgttcaggtgattccgacacttctcaacagtcgagccatcttttcacgatgttccgaccgtgaccccacacactttctgtatgtacggtgaatGGTTTGTGGTCCATTTCCACGATCCCCCCATTTGCCTCTACGAGAGACTCCAGTGTTCTATGGACAATTTTCCTATCGGTATGGTCCTTCAGTAGGTTGATAgatctttcttgaattttttcgatttttagcCGGTTCGTTGCCGCCAGGTTACAGCCCCAATCAGCACATGCATAGCCTATTGTTGGCTCGATATACTGCTTGTAAAGGGTCTCTACCCCTGGCGGATAAGTTCTCCCACAGTTCCAAAGGAAGGCTTTTACAAAATTGATCTTCTTTATACAGGTTGATACGATCGATCCTACGTGAGGTGAAAAACAGAGGAAAGTATCAAACGTTACTCCCAatatcttctgtgttttcttttgtggtaTTGGAATTCCGTTCAACGTGACATCAATAGTTTTCGTCCCCATCTTCCTATTTTTCGTGAATAGAGTGACTGCTGACTTTTCGGAACATGCATGTAGTCTGTTTTCATATAGCCATCCATATAAGTCGTCCAGTATTCTTTGTAGTCTTTCCTTCGCGTATTCGACATTTACATCCCTAGATGCGACAACTATGTCATCGGCATAAGAGAGTAGTATGTCATTATTATCCATAGGAACCGAAAGATAATTCAGAAACAAGTTGAAGAGGGTCGGGGATAAAGGAGAACCCTGGGGTACACCATTGGGCAATAA
The window above is part of the Octopus sinensis unplaced genomic scaffold, ASM634580v1 Contig19018, whole genome shotgun sequence genome. Proteins encoded here:
- the LOC115231976 gene encoding ribosomal biogenesis protein LAS1L-like, with amino-acid sequence MNDKLPVAIDSTINLLTVVQNRPQQANLMHQLAYGTAIVRFVNLMSERLKGKLSSSLVERCRKLHIPDWVVQIRHDVTHGMLPSFDVILIGVDESLGWLRVVIKTLEMFNFL